Below is a genomic region from Leptolyngbya boryana PCC 6306.
TCGCAGCGATTTCTACTCGCTCGGAGTCACCTTCTATCAACTGCTAACCCAGCAACTTCCTTTTATTAGTAATGATCCGTTAGAGCTTGTTCATTGTCATCTCGCAAAGCAACCGATCTCGCCAGCAGAACTTAATTCAGCGATTCCAGTACCTTTATCAAATATCGTGATGAAGTTGATGGCGAAAATGGCAGAAGATCGCTATCAAAGTGCAACGGGATTACTGCATGATCTTGAGGTTTGCCAGCAACAATTCCAACTTCACAATACAATTGAGGCATTTCTTTTAGGTCAACAAGACTTCTGCGATCGCTTATCTATTCCCGAAAAATTGTATGGACGAGAAACGGAAGTCGCTCAACTGCTGACTGCTTTCGATCGAGTTGCTCAATCGGGATTCAGCGAGTTTTTGCTAGTGAGTGGCTATTCAGGAATTGGCAAATCGTCTTTGGTGCAAGAGGTTTATAAGCCAATTGTGCAGCGACGAGGATATTTTATTGCTGGAAAGTTCGATCAACTTCAGCGCAATGTTCCTTACTCCGCGATCGCGAGTGCATTTGGATCACTGGTACAGCAACTTCTGACGGAAAGCGAATTGCAACTTCGTCAATGGCAAGAAGAACTAGCGATCGCGCTCGGTTCAAACGGGCAGGTCATTGTTGATGTCATTCCGGAACTAGAACAAATTATCGGCAAACAACCTGAAATTGCCGCATTAAATCCTACTGAAGCACAAAATCGATTTAATCGCGTGTTTCAAAACTTCATTCGTGTATTTTGTCAACCAGAGCATCCTCTAGTCATTTTCCTGGATGATTTGCAGTGGGCGGATTCTGCTACTCTTCGTCTCATTAAGCTATTGCTAACAGACTCACAAACTCATCATTTGTTTCTAATCGGAGCTTTTCGAGATAACGAAGTCAATGCAACACATCCCTTAACTCTTCTTCTAGAAGGCTTGCAATTTCAAGCATTTCCAATTTACCAAGTAACGCTGAAACCGCTCTCATCGGCTCATGTCACTCAATTGATTTCGGATACTCTGAGAACGCATGAAGTAAGTCCGTTCGTTGATCTGCTCATGCGAAAAACGAACGGGAATCCCTTTTTTATCAATGAATTTCTCAAAACGCTGTATCAGGATGAGCTACTGCGGTTCGACTTTTACAAAAATTCCTGGCAATGGAACCTAAAAGAAATTGAAACGCTCAACAGTACGGATAATGTTGTTGAATTGCTGGTGGATCGTTTAAGAAAGCTACCTGATGCAACACAGCAAGTGATTCAATTTGCTGCCTGCATCGGGAATCGCTTTGACCTGAAAACGTTGTCGATCGTATTGCAACCTTCAACACTGGAGACAACCGCACAAGCTTTATCTATCGCAGTTCAACAAGGCTTAATTGTTCCACTTTCTGCGTTAGAAATTGTTCAGAGCGATACGACAGAGCCAATTTTAGTCAGCGATCGCTATAAGTTTCTCCACGACCGTGTACAACAAGCCGCTTATGCCCTGATTGACGATCGCGAAAAACAATCTGTGCATCTCCAAATTGGTAAACTCCTCTACGCTAATTACAGCGAATCGAGTGAGCAACTTTTTGAACTGGTAGGACATTTCAACCTGGGACAGGCACTCATCACCCAGGCTGATGAAAAAACTCAATTAGCGCACTTGAACATACAAGCTGCAATCAAAGCAAAACAAGCAGCAGCCTACTCATTCGCTCAAGCGTGTTTAATTCATGCTCAAAACCATCTCACAGAAACAGCTTGGTCAGAACACTATGAATTGATGTTTACCCTACATCGAGAGCAAGCAGAAATTGAATATCTATTGGGTAATTTCGAGCAGTCTGAACGCTTGATTGAAATGACCTTGAAACAAGCAAAATCTGCCCTTGAGAAAGCAGAAATTTACCAACTGCTGATTGTTCTCTACACCATGCAGGGGAAGTATCAACCCGCGATCAAGACTGGACGAGTAGCACTTTCATTCTTCGAGATTGATATTCCTGAATCAGAGTTACACAAAGCCTTTGAAGATGAGCTTGCGATCTCAAAAATACAACTCGCCCAGCAAAAGATCCCAACATTATTGAATCAACCAGAAATGGTGATTCCAGAGAAAAGAGCCGCTGCAAGATTGCTCACAACCTTGGGATCACCGACTTACTTTTCAAATCATGATCTCTGGCTAATTTGTGTGATGAAGTTAGTCAATCTTTCTCTGAAACATGGGGTGCTTTCAGAATCTACCTATGGCTATTCTGAGTATGGATTGATTCTAGGATCAATGCTGGGTGACTATCAAGCAGGCTATGAGTTCGGACAACTCAGCCTGAGGGTTAGTGAAAGATTTAACGATCAAGCGGAAAAATGTAAAGGCTGCTTGGTCGTTGGTGGTTCGGTGAATCATTGGATTAGACCCCTCAAAGAAGATGCTGAAATTTTCATGGAAGGGTATCAGGCTGGCTTAGAGTCTGGCGAACTTCAATTTGCAGGCTACAATATAGCCCATCAAGTGATTAATTTATTCTACCAAGGAGCCGACCTAGATTCCCTGCAAGACAAGCTTCTCGACTATCTAGAGTTTACAGAACAAACACAAAATCAGCTTGCAAAAGATATGCTGCTTGCCTGTCAGCTAATCTTTCACAGTTTACAAGAATGTGATGTTAGACAATACAAGTTTGCAGCGAAAGAACTGAGCGAGATTGAATATTTAGCAGCGTGTGAGGCACGATCGAGTTTTGCTGCGATCGGCTTTTTCAAGATTCTCAAAGCTCAAATTTTGTATCTCTATGGTTGCTTTGAGGATGCTCATTATGTGATCGGGGAAGCAAGGCACCTGCTTAACTATCTCCCAGGCTGTATCTCGCTTGCTGAATTTAATTTTTACGACTCGCTGATTTTAACTTCACTGTATTTAAGTGCGAGTGAGTCGCAGAAGAGTGAA
It encodes:
- a CDS encoding trifunctional serine/threonine-protein kinase/ATP-binding protein/sensor histidine kinase, whose amino-acid sequence is MVMLPGYEIVEKIYESSKTLVYRGVRSNDQKPVVIKALKNQYPTPREIAVFRKQYSLANHLGILGIVRPYSLENYENQWALVLEDFGAISLRDYCKTHSLSLKDFLSIAIQTTQILGELHRNRIIHKDLKPANLLINSTTGQIKITDFSIASILPKENQALISPNGLEGTLPYLSPEQTGRMNRGIDYRSDFYSLGVTFYQLLTQQLPFISNDPLELVHCHLAKQPISPAELNSAIPVPLSNIVMKLMAKMAEDRYQSATGLLHDLEVCQQQFQLHNTIEAFLLGQQDFCDRLSIPEKLYGRETEVAQLLTAFDRVAQSGFSEFLLVSGYSGIGKSSLVQEVYKPIVQRRGYFIAGKFDQLQRNVPYSAIASAFGSLVQQLLTESELQLRQWQEELAIALGSNGQVIVDVIPELEQIIGKQPEIAALNPTEAQNRFNRVFQNFIRVFCQPEHPLVIFLDDLQWADSATLRLIKLLLTDSQTHHLFLIGAFRDNEVNATHPLTLLLEGLQFQAFPIYQVTLKPLSSAHVTQLISDTLRTHEVSPFVDLLMRKTNGNPFFINEFLKTLYQDELLRFDFYKNSWQWNLKEIETLNSTDNVVELLVDRLRKLPDATQQVIQFAACIGNRFDLKTLSIVLQPSTLETTAQALSIAVQQGLIVPLSALEIVQSDTTEPILVSDRYKFLHDRVQQAAYALIDDREKQSVHLQIGKLLYANYSESSEQLFELVGHFNLGQALITQADEKTQLAHLNIQAAIKAKQAAAYSFAQACLIHAQNHLTETAWSEHYELMFTLHREQAEIEYLLGNFEQSERLIEMTLKQAKSALEKAEIYQLLIVLYTMQGKYQPAIKTGRVALSFFEIDIPESELHKAFEDELAISKIQLAQQKIPTLLNQPEMVIPEKRAAARLLTTLGSPTYFSNHDLWLICVMKLVNLSLKHGVLSESTYGYSEYGLILGSMLGDYQAGYEFGQLSLRVSERFNDQAEKCKGCLVVGGSVNHWIRPLKEDAEIFMEGYQAGLESGELQFAGYNIAHQVINLFYQGADLDSLQDKLLDYLEFTEQTQNQLAKDMLLACQLIFHSLQECDVRQYKFAAKELSEIEYLAACEARSSFAAIGFFKILKAQILYLYGCFEDAHYVIGEARHLLNYLPGCISLAEFNFYDSLILTSLYLSASESQKSEYWQQITTNQQQMEIWSATCPENFRHQYLLVEAEIARLQNDSMTAIDLYDEAIALAKTNGFAQDSALANELSAKFWIATGKEKLAQIYWSEAYHLYQSWGASTKVADLEQHYPHLLVLGNSSVELSHIADETLSITHISSTSTSSTQILDLSTILKASQAISQEIQLDRLLESLLKVILESAGAERGAILLPEEDHWNIAVQGNSDYTDVILQPLTEEMLSLSIVQYAARTQQRLVIHDATKEPICAADPYVLTHQPKSILCFPIAHKSKLSGIIYLENEQTTEAFSRDRLKVLSLLSTQIAISLENATLYRTLQASEARERERAQQLEKSLQDLQNTQAQLIQTEKISSLGQLVAGVAHEVNNPVGFIAGNLNHTKQAVEDLIGLVQLYREALPQPGKEIENEIDAIDLDFLIADLPQMISSMKLGTDRIREIMQSLRNYSRMDGSEKQLADLHKGIDSTLMILSHRLKATPEHPAIQVIKDYGDLPEVPCFAGQLNQVFMNLIANAIDALEEANRGKSYSELEVNPNCITIQTSIENNDAVIRIKDNGAGMPYEVQQRIFEAFFTTKPEGKGTGLGLPICYQIVREKHGGQLSAVSAIGEGTEFVIQIPIHS